Genomic window (Spartobacteria bacterium):
CATGGCTCGTGCGTCCTGCGAAAGCCATCTATTGCGAAACTGATCATCGAAAACTGGAAACACTATGAAGGCTCCCGCTACAGATTGATTGCCTATGTCGTCATGCCCAATCATGTCCATGTGCTGATTCATGCTCACGAAGGCTATGCCCTTGGAAAAATCGTCCAGGCATGGAAAGGCTACACAGGCCGCATGATCGCCAAACAGTTGAGCGGGAGCGCCGACCGTCTGGTCGGCTCTTCTAACAGCAATGCCGACCAGACGGTCGGCGCTCCCGCTCAAATATGGCATCGTGAATATTGGGATCGCTTCATCAGGAACGAACAACATTACCAATCCGCCATAGCCTATATTCGCAACAATCCCGTCACGGCCAAGCTGGTCGCTCAATCCTCCGATTGGCCCTACGCTACGTTTTTGCACCAGAATATTCTCAAAACCAAGGAATCTGCTCATGAAAACACCCCGTTCATGTAAAAAACAAAAGTTCCAATCATTGG
Coding sequences:
- a CDS encoding transposase, which translates into the protein MKMETHGTADRLVGSSNSNAKKALGSSKNADQTVGAPINSPNPHLGWYKRNLPHCDYPGTLQMISYHLADSLPAQAIERMETELQSLPPEKRSTQFRKKCEAWLDAGHGSCVLRKPSIAKLIIENWKHYEGSRYRLIAYVVMPNHVHVLIHAHEGYALGKIVQAWKGYTGRMIAKQLSGSADRLVGSSNSNADQTVGAPAQIWHREYWDRFIRNEQHYQSAIAYIRNNPVTAKLVAQSSDWPYATFLHQNILKTKESAHENTPFM